A genomic segment from Malus domestica chromosome 05, GDT2T_hap1 encodes:
- the LOC139196589 gene encoding G-type lectin S-receptor-like serine/threonine-protein kinase At1g11410, with protein MCRNGEGFVKMENVKVPDTSSIKLENNLSLEACEEECLKNCSCLAYASANVRNGGTGCMTWYRDLVDTKQFTEGRQDLYIRVDAVVLAQYKNKSGGGYFSGRRRLAIILVVSISVPSLLILAVLCWFGKRSRKGRGGEPRFLNDPAASGVRSYEDLPIKNEVDEHRGDTDLPFFDLTTVVAATENFSSANKLGHGGFGTVYKGCLADGQDIAVKRLSRNSGQGVDEFKNEVMLIAKLQHRNLVRLLGWCIHKEERMLIYEYMPNRSLDLCIFDKNRKSLLDWRKRFQIIIGIARGVLYLHQDSRLKIIHRDLKASNVLLDGSMNPKISDFGMARMFGDDQIEANTNRIVGTYGYMSSEYAMDGLYSTKSDVFSFGVLALEIISGRKNSFQFENTSLNLVGLIWDLWTEGKVLDIVGSSLNQSYSTHEVMRCIQIGLLCVQENATDRPTMLDVVFMLGNKTNLPHPKKAAFSFKTSGLDSSTSRGASSVNDITVTVIEAH; from the exons ATGTGCAGGAACGGCGAGGGCTTTGTGAAGATGGAAAATGTAAAGGTTCCAGACACGTCCTCTATAAAATTGGAGAATAATTTGAGCTTAGAAGCGTGCGAGGAGGAGTGCTTGAAGAACTGCTCGTGCTTGGCATATGCGAGTGCAAATGTGAGGAATGGAGGGACTGGATGCATGACATGGTACAGAGATTTGGTGGATACTAAGCAGTTCACAGAAGGCCGGCAAGATTTGTACATTCGCGTTGATGCAGTAGTTTTAG cTCAGTATAAAAACAAGTCAGGAGGAGGGTATTTTTCCGGGAGAAGGCGACTGGCTATTATATTGGTAGTGTCAATTTCTGTCCCCTCATTGCTCATCCTCGCAGTTCTATGCTGGTTCGGGAAAAGGAGCAGGAAAG GGAGAGGAGGAGAACCCAGATTTCTGAACGATCCCGCTGCTTCTGGTGTTCGAAGCTATGAAGATTTGCCAATAAAAAATGAGGTTGATGAACACAGAGGAGACACAGATTTACCTTTTTTCGATTTAACCACTGTGGTTGCAGCCACAGAAAACTTCTCTTCTGCTAACAAGCTTGGACACGGCGGCTTCGGCACGGTATATAAG GGATGTCTAGCTGATGGACAGGACATAGCTGTCAAAAGATTATCGAGAAATTCAGGACAAGGCGTAGATGAATTTAAGAACGAAGTAATGCTTATAGCAAAGCTTCAGCATAGAAATCTTGTGAGGCTTTTGGGTTGGTGCATACATAAAGAAGAGAGGATGCTAATCTATGAATACATGCCGAATCGCAGCTTGGACTTATGCATTTTCG ATAAAAACAGAAAGTCGTTGTTAGATTGGAGAAAAAGATTTCAAATTATCATTGGGATTGCTCGAGGCGTCctatatcttcatcaagattcgAGACTAAAAATAATCCACAGGGATTTGAAAGCAAGCAATGTTTTACTGGATGGTTCAATGAACCCAAAAATATCTGATTTTGGCATGGCAAGAATGTTCGGGGATGACCAAATTGAAGCAAACACGAATAGAATTGTTGGCACCTA TGGTTACATGTCATCGGAGTATGCTATGGATGGGCTATATTCCACAAAATCCGATGTGTTTAGCTTCGGAGTCTTGGCATTAGAGATCATTAGCGGCAGAAAGAACAGCTTCCAATTCGAAAACACCTCTCTGAATTTGGTTGGACTT ATATGGGACTTGTGGACAGAAGGAAAAGTCTTGGACATAGTTGGTTCATCACTGAACCAGTCGTATTCGACTCATGAAGTTATGAGATGCATTCAAATTGGGCTCTTGTGCGTGCAAGAAAACGCAACGGACCGGCCAACCATGCTAGATGTTGTGTTCATGTTGGGGAATAAAACGAATCTTCCACATCCAAAAAAGGCAGCGTTTAGCTTCAAAACCAGTGGTCTGGATTCTTCAACGTCTAGAGGAGCTTCCTCTGTAAATGATATAACAGTAACGGTTATTGAAGCTCATTGA